A region from the Gossypium hirsutum isolate 1008001.06 chromosome A08, Gossypium_hirsutum_v2.1, whole genome shotgun sequence genome encodes:
- the LOC107887068 gene encoding E2F transcription factor-like E2FE, with amino-acid sequence MPVSSSSSLPESSSRHYTYSRKQKSLGLLCSNFLSMYNKDGIEFIGLDEAAARLGVERRRIYDIVNVLESVGVLTRKAKNKYTWKGFGAIPKALQNLKEEGFSSNFKKFDVHNIAKVSDDDDDDEEDERFFNPITGSQTETSKSTSILKSSSVKVDNRREKSLGLLTQNFVKLFLCSSAELISLDEAARLLLGNAHNTSVMRTKVRRLYDIANVLSSMNLIEKTHTVDTRKPAFRWLGLRGKSEKGSADALVLNESRKRAFGTDVTNVSFKKNKVDSSNDQNFNKSQQKHEKVENLAPADDRSRLEDSKQASKSYEFGPFAPVNLTKISNSENDAKPVYDWESLASTYRPQYHNQALRDLFSHYMEAWKSWYSEVAGKTPIIQIS; translated from the exons ATGCCGGTGTCTTCTTCTTCATCTCTTCCTGAATCTTCCTCTCGTCATTACACGTATAGTCGCAAGCAGAAATCTCTGGGCCTCCTTTGCTCCAA TTTCTTGAGCATGTATAATAAGGATGGCATTGAGTTCATTGGTCTTGACGAAGCCGCTGCAAGATTAG GAGTTGAGAGACGGCGGATCTATGATATTGTTAATGTTTTGGAAAGTGTTGGG GTTCTGACAAGAAAGGCTAAGAACAAATATACATGGAAAGGTTTTGGGGCAATTCCTAAGGCTTTACAAAATCTTAAG GAAGAAGGTTTCAGTAGCAATTTCAAAAAATTCGATGTACACAACATTGCAAAG GTCTCAGATGATGATGACGACGATGAAGAGGATGAACGCTTCTTTAATCCCATCACTGGGAGCCAGACTGAGACTTCAAAATCTACCTCTATTCTTAAGTCCTCATCGGTGAAAGTTG ATAACCGAAGGGAAAAATCCCTGGGGCTACTTACTCAGAATTTTGTCAAGCTTTTTCTCTGCTCTAGT GCAGAGTTGATCTCCCTTGATGAAGCAGCGAGGTTGTTGCTTGGGAATGCTCACAATACCTCAGTAATGAGAA CAAAAGTAAGGCGGTTGTATGACATTGCAAATGTGTTGTCTTCCATGAATCTTATTGAGAAG ACTCACACTGTAGATACCCGGAAACCTGCGTTTAGGTGGTTGGGGCTAAGAGGAAAATCAGAGAAAGGATCTGCTGATGCCTTGGTTCTTAATGAGTCTAGGAAAAGGGCGTTCGGAACTGATGTCACCAACGTCAGTTTCAAGAAGAATAAGGTTGATTCTTCAAATGATCAGAATTTCAACAAGTCGCAGCAAAAGCATGAAAAAGTGGAAAATTTGGCGCCTGCGGATGATAGAAGCCGTTTGGAGGATTCGAAACAAGCTTCAAAGAGCTACGAGTTTGGTCCTTTTGCTCCTGTAAACTTGACTAAGATCAGTAACTCCGAGAATGATGCTAAGCCAGTCTATGATTGGGAGAGTCTTGCTTCCACTTACCGCCCTCAATATCACAATCAAG CTTTAAGGGATCTCTTTTCTCATTACATGGAAGCCTGGAAATCATGGTATTCGGAAGTTGCTGGCAAAACCCCAATAATACAAATCTCCTAA